GGGACAGCCTTCGCAGCTTTTTCGACGTTCCATCGTCTCTAGACGACCATGAGCGACTTCGACAAGGAAGCCGAACGCGAGAAACTCCGGGAGAAGTACGAGCGCGATCAGGAGGAGCGACAGGCCACCCAGCGCATGAGCGATCTGCTGCTCAAGGGCGCGACGATGACCAACGCCCACTGCGGCACCTGCGGCGACCCCTTGTTCCAGATGGACGGCACCACCTTCTGCCCGAGCTGTCACGGCAACCCCGACGCCGTCGAGGGGACGCAACTCGAGGCCCAATCAGCCGAGGACGCCGCCGCCGAGGAAGCCGACGGGACGGCCGCTGATCGCGAGCCGAGCCGTCAGGACTCGAGTCCGGCGGCAGGCGGCTCGGAAACAGTCGATACCCCCGAAACCGACGCCCCGGCCGCGCGTCAGAACCGACGGGGCGGCCAGCAGACGGGGCGTGCCGAC
This genomic window from Haloterrigena salifodinae contains:
- a CDS encoding Sjogren's syndrome/scleroderma autoantigen 1 family protein, which encodes MSDFDKEAEREKLREKYERDQEERQATQRMSDLLLKGATMTNAHCGTCGDPLFQMDGTTFCPSCHGNPDAVEGTQLEAQSAEDAAAEEADGTAADREPSRQDSSPAAGGSETVDTPETDAPAARQNRRGGQQTGRADASGTADSSPATDENAAAEPGAANEEQPTAAAAGDRQPSTTRSASTRSTDADRERSARSPADDRRSIDGAGTGGAARSADGDLEAARDSLVAALEKFAGNAAATDDPRYAKECLEAAREAAETLETLR